The following nucleotide sequence is from Thermodesulfobacteriota bacterium.
TTTTATCCCGCCTCCGGCAAGCGCCCCGGCATTCTTTCCGACAAGCCCGCAGACGTCCCTTATAACCGTATCAAGCCCCTTTTCCCTGAGGAAGAAAAAGACCTCGCGCGCGGTGTTGGCCTTGAGTATCTTCCTTTGCATAATTTTCGAGACACCCCTTTTATCCGCTACCCCGGCAAGGAAGCCGAGCTCGACGCTCGACCGGGAGCAGTGGGTCTGGAAGTAACCCGAGGCGAGCTTTGTGAACTTCCCGAACTGGCCCGCGACGGTAACTTTTTTTATCCCCTTCCTCTTCGCCGCCTCTTCAAGGGCGAATCCCATGTGGTCGCCGGTAAGTATGCAGGCGGTCTCCGGGAGTTTCAACGCCCGCTCCGCCGCCTTCTCGCTGCTCCGGCCGGTCGAGAGGACCACCTCCGGAAGGCCGGCGGCAACGGCTACGTCGAGCGCGCACGCAATGGAATGCCTGTAGGCATCGAGGGAAAGCGGCTCGACTATGCCGGTCGTACCGAGTATCGAGATGCCGCCGACTATACCGAGCCGGGGGTTCATGGTCTTGCGGGCGAGCTTCTCTCCGCCGGGGACAGAGACCGTGACCGTAAGGGAAGGGGCAACTCCGGCCTCTTTAATAACCTCCCGGACGTTTTGCCTTATCATCTTAAGCGGTACCGGGTTTATTGCGGGACGTCCGGGCGGGATGGCGAGCCCGGCTCTCGTTACGCGGCCCACCCCCACCCCTCCCTTTATGATGATGCGGGTTTTTCCTTTTCCTTTAAGACCCCCCGTTAACTCCACCTCCACGACTATGCGCGCCCGGTTCGTGACGTCCGGGTCGTCGCCCCCGTCCTTTATAACGACGGCCCTCGCCATCTTGCCGGATTTTTTCAGTTCACATATCTTTACCCTTAATACTCCGCCG
It contains:
- the cbiD gene encoding cobalt-precorrin-5B (C(1))-methyltransferase CbiD produces the protein MEAKGNKLRRGFTTGTAASAAAVAAVAALLTGKRPRAVPVTLPGGGVLRVKICELKKSGKMARAVVIKDGGDDPDVTNRARIVVEVELTGGLKGKGKTRIIIKGGVGVGRVTRAGLAIPPGRPAINPVPLKMIRQNVREVIKEAGVAPSLTVTVSVPGGEKLARKTMNPRLGIVGGISILGTTGIVEPLSLDAYRHSIACALDVAVAAGLPEVVLSTGRSSEKAAERALKLPETACILTGDHMGFALEEAAKRKGIKKVTVAGQFGKFTKLASGYFQTHCSRSSVELGFLAGVADKRGVSKIMQRKILKANTAREVFFFLREKGLDTVIRDVCGLVGKNAGALAGGGIKVRAMLVGYDGKIVCKV